In Miscanthus floridulus cultivar M001 chromosome 8, ASM1932011v1, whole genome shotgun sequence, the sequence TGGGCAAGGCTCAATTTCATAGCTTGATATGCAGAGGAACAAAACATGAAATCCAATTATCTTACCTTTCCCTCATGCAGAAGCTTTCGACGCAATCATTCCTGTCTTCCGGGCATAGGCAAAGATCCCTCCCGCCTCAATTACCGGACCAGCATCACCAATTGGTTTCAGCTTGTACTCCTTGCCAGAGGTGTGGTTAATAAAAACGGAGTTACCAAGGTCCACGGTGACCACATCCCCTGTCTTGCACTCCTTCCAGGCCCCAGCGTCCGTGAGCTCCAGAGGGTACACCTCTCCAGTGGCCACGGAGTTGCGGAAGAAGATGCGCGCGTAGCCCTCCGCGACGACGGCGCGTGCGCCGGCGGCCCCAAGCGCGACGGGCGCGTGCTCGCGGGAGGAGCCGCACCCAAAGTTGGCCCCACCAACGATGACGGCGTAGCGGGAGGACTCCTCACCCGGGGCGACGAACGGCGTCGGGTAGGCCGCGGAGGGGAGCCCCGCGAAGGCGAAGGAGCCGAGCTTGCGGTACTCGTCGGGCTTGGATGGCACCAGGGTGAGGTGCTCGGCGGGGATGATCTGGTCGGTGTCGATGTTATCGCCCACCACAAAGCACTCGCCGTGGAAAACGGCGGACGACGGGGAGCTGCTGCCCgccgcggcagcggcggccgCGGGGACGACGGGACCCGCGCGGCGGCATTTTAGGGAGTGGAGGCGGTGGCGGGTGAGCTGGGTGCGCCGGAGAAACGCGCTGGTGGGAGCTGGGTTGGGGGCTAGAAGCGCCGCCGTGGACACCGCCGTCGCCGACGGAGCAGCAGCCG encodes:
- the LOC136474501 gene encoding 3-isopropylmalate dehydratase small subunit 1-like; the encoded protein is MAAAAPSATAVSTAALLAPNPAPTSAFLRRTQLTRHRLHSLKCRRAGPVVPAAAAAAAGSSSPSSAVFHGECFVVGDNIDTDQIIPAEHLTLVPSKPDEYRKLGSFAFAGLPSAAYPTPFVAPGEESSRYAVIVGGANFGCGSSREHAPVALGAAGARAVVAEGYARIFFRNSVATGEVYPLELTDAGAWKECKTGDVVTVDLGNSVFINHTSGKEYKLKPIGDAGPVIEAGGIFAYARKTGMIASKASA